The stretch of DNA GTGGCCTCGCCTATATGGCCGCCAACGACATGGCGCTCATCATGAGCCTCTATGATGACCTCACCGGCACCAGAGGATACGAAGCCTTTGCAGAGCGTATCGGCAGCACGGTGGAAGTGCAGGTCTTCATCTGGCCCGGCGAGCGCCTGCCGCCAAAAGTAGACCCTGGCCTCTTCCCGATGCTGCAGGAAAGCCTTGAAGCTGAAATGGCGCAGCGCTTTGACGAACCCATCTGGATCGACACCGTCACCTACGAAAAGTTTGTGGACGTTCGCATTCAAAAACCTGAAGGCGTCGTGCGCGCCCTGTTCCTGCGCAGCCGCGTCTCGGCCACCAATAGCCACATCTTCCTCTCCTGGATGGTCGCAGCCTCGATCATCCTGCTGCTGGTTGCAGTGCTGTTCCTTCGCGGACAGGTGCGGCCCATCCAGCGTCTTGCCCATGCGGCAGAAGCCTTTGGTCTTGGCCGTGACATGCCGGACTTCAAACCCACCGGCGCAACCGAAGTTCGCCGCGCCGCGCAATCTTTGATTGTTATGCGCGACCGGCTTGCCCGACAGATTGAGCAGCGCACGTCGATGCTGGCGGGTGTCAGCCATGACCTGAAAACACCACTGACCCGGTTCAAGCTGCAGCTGGCCATGATGGGGGATGACCCGGAGATCAAGGAGCTGGAGCGCGATGTCACCGAGATGCAGCGCTTGCTGGATGAGTATCTGGACTTCGCCCGTGGTCAGGGTGGCGAAAGTGCCAGATCGTTGGAGCTTGAAGAATTTCTGGAAGACATTCGCGTCAACGCTGCCCGCAAGGGCGGCAACGTAACCCTCGATATGGATGGGCCGCTGAATGTGCGTGCCCGCCCGGCGGCCCTCAAACGCTGCATTACAAATCTCGTCGAGAACGCGGCAGGCCATGCCGACCATGTGCGCCTGAGCGCAGTCCAACATGGGCACTCAGTCGAAATCTATGTGGATGATGACGGCCCCGGAATTCCGCCCGAGCAAATGGAAGATGCTTTCCGGCCGTTCCACCGTCTGGATGAGTCCCGCAACCAGAACCGGTCAGGCTCAGGTCTTGGCCTCGCCATTGCCCGTGACGTGGCGCGCGGACATGGGGGAGAAATTCTGTTGCTGGAAAGCCCGCTCGGCGGTCTCAGGGCACTTGTTCAACTGCCCGTCTAGGCGTCCGGTCACCTACTGACGCGACGCGAGCCCGGACAGGGCTTCAAATGAGCTGCGCATCAGGCCGGACACATTATCCACCATGCCCGAGGCCTGCTCCATCAGGCTTTCAGCCCGCCGCAAACGCCGGTCAAGATCAGCCATGGTCTTGGCCATGTCCTGGCTCTCTTCATTGAGCCAGACACGAAGATTGGCGGCATAGATCACGCCGATGGCGCGCACCCGTATGGCACCACGCACCCCGCTGGTATCAATGTCTGCGGCTTCCAGCATCCACTGCACGCTTTCGAGCGCCGGCGACATGGCGCCAACAAGCGCGCCGGGATCCGTCGGCAGATCACCGAGAATGGCTCGCAACGCCGGGCGATACGGCCAAAGCAGATCGTAGCGGCTCATCAAGACATCAAACAAACGATCCCGTGCCGGCTCGTCGCTGACTTCATCCTCAACATCATTGAGAACCTTTGCGTCGATCTTCTGGGAAAAAGCACTCAGGATGGCGGTCTTCGACGGCGTCACCTTGAGGGCTTCCGCAAGCGGAACACCTGCGGCTTCCGCAATCTCTGCCATGGACAGATCCCGCCAGCCTTTGGTTTCAGCCAGCGTCAGCGCGGCATCCACAAGACGTGCCTTAAGCTTGGCTTTCCCGGCCTTTTTCAGCTTTTTGCGCGGCTTTGTTTCACTATTGGCGTTCATGGGCCAAAGGATAGGCCAAGAAGGGTGACGCTTCCACTAACGCAGCAACGCTACGGCGAACGCGGGAAGAGCCCTAAAGCTCCCGTGCGCGGTCCCGTGCAGCGGTCAAAGCCTTGGCCATAAGGGGTTTGAGGCCATCATCCGCCATCAACACCGCCAGTGCTGCCGCCGTTGTGCCGCCGGGCGACGTGACGTTTTCACGCAACGTCGAGGCCGGTTCAGCAGCCTGATGCATCAACTCCCCCGCCCCGCTGACGGTGGCGCGGGCCAGGGCATCTGCCAGATCATCCGGCAATCCCAGTTCACGACCAGCTGCGGCCATGCATTCCGCCAGCCAGAATACATACGCCGGACCACTGCCGGATACGGCGGTTACCGCATCCATCAGATCTTCATCGTCCAGCCAGACGACATCGCCCACCGCCTTCAGAAGGGCCGTCGCAAGATCGCGCTGCTCGTTACTGACATCTGAACCTGCATAGGCCGCCGTGATGCCGCGTCCCACAGACGCAGGCGTATTGGGCATGGACCGCACGACGGGTGAATCGCCTAAGGCCTGAATGATATCCGCTACGCTTTTGCCCGCCGCAATTGATACGACCAAAGGCTTCGACGCCATCACGGGCGCAAGGGTCGTTGCTGCTGCATCAAGTATTTGCGGCTTCACCGCCAGCACCACAATGGCGACGTCATTCAGCTCGGACGCATCAGGATGAATTGAAAAGCCTTGCTCGGCAGCAAGCGCCAGCATGTCAGGGGCAGGCTGCGGATCAACAACCGCAATCTGAGCAGCCGCCGCGCCGGCATCAAGCCAACCCCGCAACATGGCGCCGCCCATTTTGCCCGCGCCGGCCAGAACAAGAGTGCCGGGCAGAACCAGCTGTGAGGAAGACGCGGGCGTATGGGTCATAAGTGTCAGGCGGATCCTTGGGTCTCAAACATGCAGGCAGCCATTGCATCTTCCGCCGACTGGCCGGCCCACAGCACAAACTGGAATGCCGGGTAGTACCGCTCACACGCTTCAATCGCCAGCGATAAAAGCATTTCGCATTGTTCAGGCGACGCATCGCCTGTACCCAGAAGCAGGCCGTGGCGGAACAAGACCACGCCTTCTTCCTTCCAGATATCGAAATGGCCAAGCCACATCTGCTCGTTGATACGCGCAAGAAGGCTGTGCACATCGTTGAGCTTGCCGCCTTTGATTTTGAGGTCGAACGCGCACGCAAGGTGCAGCCCGTTCAGATCGTCACGCCAGGTAAAGGAGAGGTCGTAGTCACACCACGAGCCGGTGACAGTGAGGGACAGCTCGTCCTCAGCCGACCGGTCAAATGGCCAGTTCTGGCTTGTCGCGATGGACTCCAGAACATCAATCGGGTTTTCAAGAAGGGTGGCGGTATCAGCGGTGGTCAACGACATGGCAGGCCTTCCCGTTTTTCGGGGGCCTGACGCAGGCTGGCCTCAACGATCAGCTAACCGGCATCACCCCCCGGTGACACTGAAGCATCTCGTCCGCCATCCAGCCCTGCATGCCTTCGAAGGCACATCTTGTGCCGGAGGCGAAGCGACACACTATGGTCACCGTGCATGGCCGATTGAGTCGGTGCAAGGACGACTTGATGAATCTTGAAAGACGATAAAGCGCTCAACCTTTTGAGGTGGTGGCTTCAAGCGCGTCCAACCGCGCCTCCATGGCCTCCAGTCTGGCTTTCAGGCCTTCGGCTTCTGTCCGCGCAGCAACGGCAACGTCTTTCATGACGTCGAATTCTTCACGCGGCACGAGGTCGAGATCAGCCACCATTCGCTCCGCCTGCGCACGAATCAGCGTTTCCACTTCATTCCGCACCCCTTGCGCCGCACCGGCAGCACTGGTCACAAGCTTGGCAACATCATCAAGAAGGCGGTTTTCGTACTGGGTCATGGCTCTCAACTCCTGCGCGCGTGTTCATGGGCGCGCCCGATCATGGAGCCGCACTATCGCGCGAGCGCCATATCCGGTGCAAGCGCGGCAAATGGACCATGAAAAGCCGTTCAGCCAGCCTCCGGTTCAGCTTTGAAGCAGCGGGGGCTATGTCACGCGCAGTTTTCTTGACATACACGGCGCTGGGAAGAACCCTCCGCCTTCACACCTGCTTGCAGCACGTCACCGCCAAAAGGCCTCCTCGATGTATGAAATTACCTATCCGCAGTTTGACCCGGTCCTCTTCGAGATCGGCCCGCTGGTCATTCGCTGGTACGCCCTGGCTTACATTGCCGGCATCATCGGCGGCTGGCGGCTCGCATTGCGCATGGTGTCATCGCCCAGGCTCTGGGAGGGCTACCCCTACCCCGCAGCCGCCTCAAAGCGCAAACACGCCAAGCCCGACGCGCCGATCACCCGGGACCACATCGACGACTTTCTGGTCTGGGCCACCTTCGGGGTCATTCTGGGCGGTCGCATCGGTTTCGTGCTGTTTTACAATCTGCCCTACTACCTCTCGAACCCGCTCGAGATTCTGTATGTCTGGCAGGGTGGCATGGCATTTCACGGCGGCCTTGCGGGCGTTGTTGTTGCCATCATCCTGTTTGCGCGCTCGCGCGGCATCAACATGTACTCCCTGGGCGACCTGATCGCGACAGTCGCGCCTCTGGGTTACTTCTTTGGCCGCATTGCCAACTTCATCAATGGTGAATTGTGGGGCCGCGCGGCGGACGTGCCCTGGGCCATGGTCTTTCCGCGTGACCCGCTTCAGATCGCCCGTCACCCAAGTCAGCTTTATCAAGCAGGTATCGACGGCGCCTTGCTCTTCGCCATCATGCTGCTGGCGGTCTATCGGTTCGGCACGCTCAAACGTCCCGGCATGACCCTGGGCATC from Pyruvatibacter sp. HU-CL02332 encodes:
- a CDS encoding TetR family transcriptional regulator; the protein is MNANSETKPRKKLKKAGKAKLKARLVDAALTLAETKGWRDLSMAEIAEAAGVPLAEALKVTPSKTAILSAFSQKIDAKVLNDVEDEVSDEPARDRLFDVLMSRYDLLWPYRPALRAILGDLPTDPGALVGAMSPALESVQWMLEAADIDTSGVRGAIRVRAIGVIYAANLRVWLNEESQDMAKTMADLDRRLRRAESLMEQASGMVDNVSGLMRSSFEALSGLASRQ
- a CDS encoding YbjN domain-containing protein codes for the protein MSLTTADTATLLENPIDVLESIATSQNWPFDRSAEDELSLTVTGSWCDYDLSFTWRDDLNGLHLACAFDLKIKGGKLNDVHSLLARINEQMWLGHFDIWKEEGVVLFRHGLLLGTGDASPEQCEMLLSLAIEACERYYPAFQFVLWAGQSAEDAMAACMFETQGSA
- the proC gene encoding pyrroline-5-carboxylate reductase, translating into MTHTPASSSQLVLPGTLVLAGAGKMGGAMLRGWLDAGAAAAQIAVVDPQPAPDMLALAAEQGFSIHPDASELNDVAIVVLAVKPQILDAAATTLAPVMASKPLVVSIAAGKSVADIIQALGDSPVVRSMPNTPASVGRGITAAYAGSDVSNEQRDLATALLKAVGDVVWLDDEDLMDAVTAVSGSGPAYVFWLAECMAAAGRELGLPDDLADALARATVSGAGELMHQAAEPASTLRENVTSPGGTTAAALAVLMADDGLKPLMAKALTAARDRAREL
- the lgt gene encoding prolipoprotein diacylglyceryl transferase; the protein is MYEITYPQFDPVLFEIGPLVIRWYALAYIAGIIGGWRLALRMVSSPRLWEGYPYPAAASKRKHAKPDAPITRDHIDDFLVWATFGVILGGRIGFVLFYNLPYYLSNPLEILYVWQGGMAFHGGLAGVVVAIILFARSRGINMYSLGDLIATVAPLGYFFGRIANFINGELWGRAADVPWAMVFPRDPLQIARHPSQLYQAGIDGALLFAIMLLAVYRFGTLKRPGMTLGIFLTGYGCARFFTENFREPDQQLGYLIGNWLTMGMTLSLPMIVAGIWFIWRANTEPYLGTQTAVKDKK
- a CDS encoding accessory factor UbiK family protein produces the protein MTQYENRLLDDVAKLVTSAAGAAQGVRNEVETLIRAQAERMVADLDLVPREEFDVMKDVAVAARTEAEGLKARLEAMEARLDALEATTSKG
- a CDS encoding ATP-binding protein, with translation MADTTVTRPTPRPPARRFLAAIDPSVLIKDLTPRGLFGRSLIIVIAPMLLLQIVATFVFLDRHWEKVTRGLAYMAANDMALIMSLYDDLTGTRGYEAFAERIGSTVEVQVFIWPGERLPPKVDPGLFPMLQESLEAEMAQRFDEPIWIDTVTYEKFVDVRIQKPEGVVRALFLRSRVSATNSHIFLSWMVAASIILLLVAVLFLRGQVRPIQRLAHAAEAFGLGRDMPDFKPTGATEVRRAAQSLIVMRDRLARQIEQRTSMLAGVSHDLKTPLTRFKLQLAMMGDDPEIKELERDVTEMQRLLDEYLDFARGQGGESARSLELEEFLEDIRVNAARKGGNVTLDMDGPLNVRARPAALKRCITNLVENAAGHADHVRLSAVQHGHSVEIYVDDDGPGIPPEQMEDAFRPFHRLDESRNQNRSGSGLGLAIARDVARGHGGEILLLESPLGGLRALVQLPV